The proteins below are encoded in one region of Bacillus vallismortis:
- a CDS encoding peptidase yields MRMQDIEKKVIEWLDQHSAKAIRLLKRLIGEKSTLGSEFNAQAVVLEKLRQFHMDIDVWEPSLKQLKQHPYFKSDRSDFHESPNIVAKKTGAGGGRSLILNGHIDVVPEGSVKDWKHEPFQAVEENGKIYGRGSTDMKGGNTALLFALEALNACDVKLKGDVLFQSVVDEECGGAGTLSAIMRGYRADGALIPEPTNMKLFIKQQGSMWFRITVKGLAAHGGTRYEGVSAIEKSMHVIRAIQELEKVRNARISDPLYDNVPIPVPVNIGTISGGAWPSSVADRVVIEGRCGIAPHEKPEAVKLELENWLKDLDYRDEWFKRHPIKVEWFGAQWLPNDLPNDHPLISVLQSAYQKMKQTEPIIEASPWGTDGGLLYHAGDTPVIVFGPGETKTAHQANEYIEIEAMLESAKIIALFVIDWCGLHTGGEGENEDAQVDNE; encoded by the coding sequence ATGAGGATGCAAGACATTGAGAAAAAAGTAATCGAGTGGCTTGATCAGCATTCGGCCAAAGCCATTCGTCTTCTCAAAAGGCTGATTGGAGAAAAAAGCACATTGGGTTCAGAATTTAATGCCCAAGCTGTTGTGCTGGAAAAACTGCGGCAATTTCATATGGACATTGACGTGTGGGAGCCAAGCCTAAAGCAATTAAAACAGCATCCCTACTTTAAATCAGACCGCTCCGATTTTCATGAGAGTCCGAACATCGTTGCAAAAAAAACGGGAGCGGGCGGGGGCCGGTCGCTGATTTTAAACGGCCATATCGATGTTGTGCCTGAAGGAAGCGTGAAGGATTGGAAGCATGAACCGTTTCAAGCTGTCGAAGAAAACGGTAAAATATACGGCCGCGGCTCAACGGATATGAAGGGAGGCAATACAGCCCTTCTTTTTGCTTTAGAAGCCCTGAACGCCTGCGATGTCAAATTAAAAGGTGATGTGTTGTTTCAAAGTGTTGTCGATGAAGAGTGCGGCGGAGCGGGAACACTGTCTGCCATCATGAGAGGATATCGTGCTGACGGGGCGCTGATTCCGGAACCGACGAACATGAAACTTTTTATAAAGCAGCAGGGGTCGATGTGGTTTCGGATCACAGTGAAGGGATTAGCGGCACATGGAGGCACACGCTATGAAGGGGTAAGCGCGATTGAAAAAAGCATGCATGTGATCAGAGCCATACAGGAGCTGGAAAAAGTCCGCAATGCCAGAATCTCAGATCCGCTGTACGACAATGTCCCAATACCTGTACCGGTGAATATCGGCACCATCTCAGGCGGAGCGTGGCCTTCTTCAGTTGCAGACCGTGTCGTCATAGAAGGGAGATGCGGAATTGCGCCCCATGAGAAGCCAGAAGCAGTAAAACTTGAATTGGAAAACTGGCTGAAGGATTTAGATTACCGTGATGAATGGTTTAAACGCCATCCGATTAAAGTTGAATGGTTCGGCGCTCAATGGCTTCCGAACGATTTGCCTAATGACCATCCTTTGATTTCAGTGCTGCAATCAGCCTATCAAAAAATGAAACAGACAGAGCCGATCATCGAAGCCTCGCCATGGGGAACGGATGGAGGGCTTTTATATCATGCAGGCGATACGCCTGTGATCGTTTTCGGGCCCGGAGAAACAAAAACAGCTCATCAAGCAAATGAATACATTGAGATTGAAGCCATGCTAGAATCTGCTAAGATTATCGCTCTTTTTGTGATCGATTGGTGCGGGCTTCATACAGGCGGGGAGGGGGAGAATGAGGATGCTCAAGTCGATAATGAGTAA
- the ablB gene encoding putative beta-lysine N-acetyltransferase produces MLKSIMSNGVTAVLDHDSFNRRIRVVRYDGAIEQALPDIVAAAKEEDAEKIIVYTKQQDEAVLARQLFAPEGFLEGYYLGHSACVMARYLTEKRRQTDSYIKEQEMIEALYRTAPHPCSENSPNFTMRKAEINDMYQLSMLFKKVFRTYPTPVFDPAYIEKTMNENVMYYAMFDHDRLISAASADINPELGHAEITDCAVLPEYRGHSLTSFLIEALEKEMAEKAIFHVFSLARAASFGMNAVLYHSGYQYGGRLINNCYIAEGLENMNIWCKHL; encoded by the coding sequence ATGCTCAAGTCGATAATGAGTAATGGTGTCACAGCTGTTCTGGACCATGACAGCTTTAATAGGCGAATAAGAGTTGTCCGTTATGACGGCGCTATTGAGCAGGCCCTGCCTGATATCGTGGCAGCGGCAAAAGAAGAGGATGCGGAAAAAATCATCGTCTATACGAAACAGCAAGATGAAGCTGTGCTTGCCAGACAATTGTTTGCGCCGGAGGGTTTTCTCGAGGGCTATTATCTCGGCCACTCGGCTTGTGTCATGGCGCGTTACCTCACAGAAAAACGCAGGCAAACAGATTCATATATAAAGGAACAGGAGATGATCGAAGCCTTATACCGCACAGCACCTCACCCCTGTAGCGAAAACAGTCCAAACTTTACGATGAGAAAAGCGGAAATAAACGACATGTATCAGCTTTCGATGTTGTTTAAAAAAGTATTCCGTACGTACCCGACCCCTGTATTTGATCCCGCATACATTGAAAAGACGATGAATGAAAATGTGATGTATTATGCCATGTTTGATCATGACCGCCTGATCAGCGCAGCAAGCGCAGACATCAATCCAGAGCTCGGGCATGCAGAAATAACCGACTGCGCTGTGCTTCCGGAATATCGAGGCCATTCGCTGACAAGCTTTTTAATCGAGGCATTAGAAAAAGAAATGGCCGAGAAAGCAATCTTTCACGTGTTTTCTCTCGCCCGGGCTGCCTCTTTTGGGATGAATGCTGTATTGTATCATTCCGGTTATCAGTATGGCGGAAGGCTGATTAATAATTGCTATATAGCGGAAGGTCTTGAAAACATGAATATTTGGTGCAAGCACCTGTAA
- the ablA gene encoding lysine 2,3-aminomutase — protein MESKWYKPKRHWKEIELWKDVPEEKWNDWLWQLTHTVRTLDDLKKVIHLTEDEEEGVRISTKTIPLNITPYYASLMDPDNPRCPVRMQSVPLSEEMHKTKYDLEDPLHEDEDSPVPGLTHRYPDRVLFLVTNQCSMYCRYCTRRRFSGQIGMGVPKKQLDAAIAYIRETPEIRDCLISGGDGLLINDQILEYILKELRSIPHLEVIRIGTRAPVVFPQRITDQLCEILKKYHPVWLNTHFNTSIEMTEESVEACEKLVNAGVPVGNQAVVLAGINDSIPIMKKLMHDLVKIRVRPYYIYQCDLSEGIGHFRAPVSKGLEIIEGLRGHTSGYAVPTFVVDAPGGGGKIALQPNYVLSQSPDKVILRNFEGVITSYPEPENYIPNQADAYFASVFPDIADKKEPIGLSAIFADKEVSFTPENVARIKRREAFTANPEHETLKDRREKRDQLKEKKFLAQQKKQKEAENGGDSS, from the coding sequence TTGGAGAGCAAATGGTATAAACCGAAACGGCATTGGAAGGAGATAGAATTATGGAAGGACGTTCCGGAAGAGAAATGGAACGATTGGCTTTGGCAGCTTACACATACGGTAAGAACGTTAGATGATTTGAAAAAAGTCATTCACTTGACCGAGGACGAAGAGGAAGGCGTCAGAATTTCAACCAAAACGATCCCCTTAAATATTACACCATATTATGCTTCTTTAATGGACCCCGATAACCCGAGATGCCCGGTCCGCATGCAGTCTGTACCTCTTTCTGAAGAAATGCACAAAACAAAATACGATCTGGAAGATCCCCTCCATGAGGATGAAGATTCACCGGTACCCGGACTGACACACCGCTATCCCGATCGTGTGCTGTTTCTTGTCACCAATCAATGTTCCATGTACTGCCGCTACTGCACAAGAAGGCGTTTTTCCGGACAAATCGGAATGGGAGTTCCTAAAAAACAGCTTGATGCTGCAATTGCTTATATCCGGGAAACACCTGAAATCCGCGATTGTTTAATTTCAGGCGGTGACGGACTGCTAATCAATGACCAAATTTTAGAATACATTTTAAAAGAGCTGCGCAGCATTCCGCATCTGGAAGTCATTAGAATCGGAACGAGGGCTCCGGTCGTCTTTCCGCAGCGCATTACCGATCAGCTGTGCGAGATCTTGAAAAAATATCATCCAGTCTGGCTGAACACCCATTTCAATACAAGCATCGAAATGACAGAGGAATCCGTTGAGGCCTGTGAAAAGCTGGTGAATGCGGGAGTGCCGGTCGGAAATCAGGCCGTCGTGTTAGCCGGTATTAATGATTCGATTCCCATCATGAAAAAACTCATGCACGACTTGGTAAAAATAAGAGTCCGTCCGTATTATATTTATCAATGTGATCTGTCAGAGGGGATCGGACATTTCAGAGCTCCTGTTTCCAAAGGTTTGGAGATTATTGAAGGGCTGCGTGGCCATACCTCGGGCTATGCGGTTCCGACCTTTGTCGTTGACGCACCGGGCGGCGGGGGGAAAATCGCCCTGCAGCCAAACTATGTCCTGTCGCAAAGCCCTGACAAAGTCATCTTAAGAAATTTTGAAGGTGTGATTACGTCATATCCAGAACCGGAGAATTACATTCCTAATCAGGCTGACGCCTATTTTGCGTCCGTTTTTCCTGACATCGCTGACAAAAAGGAGCCAATTGGACTGAGTGCCATTTTTGCTGACAAAGAGGTTTCATTTACACCGGAAAACGTAGCCAGAATCAAAAGGCGTGAGGCGTTTACAGCGAATCCGGAGCATGAAACATTAAAAGATCGGCGTGAGAAAAGAGATCAGCTTAAAGAAAAGAAATTTTTGGCGCAACAGAAAAAACAGAAAGAGGCTGAAAACGGAGGGGATTCTTCATGA
- a CDS encoding YokU family protein, whose translation MKTCEWCGELEAVPGRNTVYWELPDGTRAIELTDTPAMVCASCGMTYQEEATIKMIEDQLLLIQTKKLPQSLTYQQLMETERILKRNYFDFS comes from the coding sequence ATGAAAACATGCGAATGGTGCGGCGAGCTTGAAGCAGTACCCGGCAGGAACACGGTGTACTGGGAGCTCCCTGACGGAACAAGAGCCATAGAGCTGACTGACACCCCCGCCATGGTGTGTGCTTCCTGCGGAATGACCTATCAGGAGGAAGCCACAATAAAGATGATTGAGGATCAGCTGCTTTTGATTCAAACAAAAAAACTGCCTCAAAGCCTGACCTACCAGCAGCTCATGGAGACAGAAAGGATTCTGAAACGCAACTATTTTGACTTCTCCTGA
- a CDS encoding YozE family protein: MKSFYHYLLKYRHPKPQDSISEFANQAYEDHSFPKTSTDYHEISSYLELNADYLHTMATFDEAWDQYEAEVHGR; encoded by the coding sequence ATGAAATCCTTTTATCACTATTTATTGAAATATAGACACCCGAAGCCGCAGGACAGCATCAGTGAATTTGCCAATCAGGCGTATGAGGATCACAGCTTTCCGAAAACCTCAACCGATTATCATGAAATCAGTTCATATTTGGAGCTGAACGCTGATTACCTTCACACGATGGCGACGTTTGATGAAGCTTGGGATCAATACGAGGCTGAAGTTCACGGCAGATAA
- a CDS encoding YozD family protein produces the protein MKEIDLVIDTEEIAEFFYRELARRGYIPSEDELFEIADITFDYLIEKCMIDEELDEDD, from the coding sequence ATGAAAGAAATAGATCTTGTGATTGATACGGAAGAAATCGCTGAATTTTTTTACAGAGAGCTTGCGCGACGGGGCTACATACCGAGTGAGGATGAGCTGTTTGAAATCGCTGACATTACCTTTGATTATTTGATAGAAAAATGTATGATAGATGAAGAGCTGGATGAAGATGATTGA
- a CDS encoding phosphatase PAP2 family protein: MYKPVSLFLFFLFLAAAIHTNAVQSADEAISKAAVLTRLPWLNEVMTGVTHLGASSILLPLIVIIGAGLFFYKKTGDGLLMLLIFGADRLLNKVLKEWIERVRPDFAPLVHESSFSFPSGHSMNAACVYPVLAYFLVKHIPFLSKHKKIVYTIAGVITVLVGISRVYLGVHFVTDVLGGFSLGLLLFFLVKDFDEKMKRFRQK, translated from the coding sequence TTGTACAAGCCCGTTAGCCTGTTTCTTTTCTTTCTTTTTCTAGCTGCGGCTATTCATACAAATGCTGTTCAATCAGCGGATGAAGCGATAAGCAAGGCAGCTGTTTTGACCCGTCTGCCATGGCTTAATGAGGTCATGACAGGGGTTACGCATCTTGGTGCTTCTTCTATTCTGCTCCCTCTTATCGTAATCATTGGAGCGGGCCTGTTTTTTTACAAAAAAACAGGGGACGGCCTTTTGATGCTCTTGATATTCGGTGCGGATCGGCTATTAAACAAAGTCTTAAAAGAATGGATCGAACGAGTAAGACCTGATTTTGCTCCGCTGGTACATGAATCATCCTTCAGCTTTCCGAGCGGCCACTCCATGAATGCTGCCTGTGTTTATCCTGTCTTAGCCTACTTTTTAGTGAAACACATTCCGTTTTTGTCCAAACATAAAAAAATCGTATACACCATAGCCGGCGTGATCACAGTTTTGGTCGGCATAAGCAGAGTATACTTGGGGGTTCACTTTGTGACCGATGTGCTAGGAGGCTTTAGTCTCGGCCTGCTTCTGTTTTTCCTAGTAAAAGATTTTGACGAAAAGATGAAGCGGTTTCGACAAAAATAG
- the yodL gene encoding shape determination protein YodL, which yields MMLSVFKKKSCSYDVTIFQTPRFGEKKGYRAVYRTELNGSGHQDVLKRAFSLFNVFDTVPSDYDARFVATGDVILIDEGRKGKTYYKLLPAGWRKINRLIVQTT from the coding sequence ATGATGTTATCCGTGTTTAAAAAGAAGTCTTGTTCTTATGACGTGACAATATTTCAAACACCCCGGTTTGGCGAAAAAAAAGGCTACAGAGCCGTCTATCGAACTGAACTGAACGGGAGCGGTCATCAAGATGTGCTGAAAAGGGCATTCTCTTTGTTTAATGTATTTGACACCGTTCCAAGTGATTATGATGCGAGATTTGTTGCCACAGGAGACGTGATTCTGATTGATGAAGGCAGAAAAGGCAAGACATATTACAAGCTGCTTCCCGCCGGATGGAGGAAAATCAATCGTCTGATTGTGCAAACGACATAA
- the deoD gene encoding purine-nucleoside phosphorylase, whose translation MSVHIGAEKGQIADTVLLPGDPLRAKFIAETYLEDVECYNEVRGMYGFTGTYQGKKISVQGTGMGVPSISIYVNELIQSYDVQNLIRVGSCGAIRKDVKVRDVILAMTSSTDSQMNRVAFGSIDFAPCADFELLKNAYDAAKDKGVPVTVGSVFTADQFYNDDSQIEKLAKYGVLGVEMETTALYTLAAKHGRKALSILTVSDHVLTGEETTAEERQTTFHDMIEVALHSVSQ comes from the coding sequence ATGAGTGTACATATAGGTGCTGAAAAAGGACAGATTGCGGATACAGTGCTTTTGCCGGGAGATCCTCTCCGAGCAAAATTTATTGCTGAAACGTATCTTGAAGATGTAGAATGCTACAATGAAGTCAGAGGCATGTATGGATTTACGGGTACATATCAAGGCAAGAAAATATCCGTGCAAGGCACGGGAATGGGCGTTCCTTCTATTTCGATTTATGTGAATGAACTAATTCAAAGCTATGACGTACAAAACTTAATTAGAGTAGGTTCTTGCGGCGCTATCCGTAAAGATGTCAAGGTGCGGGACGTCATTTTGGCTATGACCTCCTCAACTGATTCACAAATGAACAGGGTTGCTTTTGGAAGCATTGATTTTGCCCCATGCGCAGATTTCGAGCTTTTAAAAAATGCTTATGATGCCGCAAAGGATAAAGGCGTGCCGGTAACTGTAGGAAGCGTATTTACAGCTGATCAGTTCTATAACGACGATTCGCAAATCGAAAAGCTTGCAAAATACGGCGTGCTCGGCGTTGAGATGGAAACAACTGCATTGTATACTTTAGCAGCGAAGCACGGAAGAAAAGCGCTGTCAATTCTCACTGTGAGTGACCACGTACTAACAGGAGAAGAAACAACAGCGGAAGAGCGTCAAACCACATTTCATGATATGATAGAAGTGGCTTTACATTCCGTATCACAATAA
- a CDS encoding M15 family metallopeptidase, whose protein sequence is MKKTGKWFSLAAALSVTALVGAGCSMSNGDAQKDTKTTAETKQTEQKTADSKKENKQDSEFSLESKYFNDTKQVDGLETIQNPENILALVNKEYALPENYEPSDLVIPDVEFSFEEKIQKRYIRKEAAGALKTMFDAAKKEGYELAAVSGYRAYDRQKVIFNNEVNLKGEKKAREAVAYPGESEHQTGLAMDISSRSNGFQINEAFGSTADGKWVQDNAYKYGFIIRYPKNKEDITKYKYEPWHLRYVGKKAAKVIHDNDLTLEEYFEKVKKI, encoded by the coding sequence ATGAAAAAGACCGGTAAGTGGTTCTCGCTGGCAGCCGCTCTGAGTGTGACGGCATTAGTCGGAGCCGGCTGCAGCATGTCAAACGGAGATGCTCAAAAGGATACGAAAACCACAGCAGAAACGAAGCAAACAGAACAAAAAACAGCTGACAGCAAAAAAGAAAACAAGCAGGACAGTGAGTTTTCATTGGAAAGCAAATATTTCAATGATACTAAACAAGTAGATGGTCTGGAAACTATTCAAAATCCAGAAAATATACTCGCTTTGGTCAATAAAGAATACGCTTTGCCTGAAAACTATGAACCTAGTGATCTTGTTATACCTGATGTTGAGTTTTCTTTTGAAGAAAAGATTCAAAAACGTTACATCAGGAAGGAAGCGGCCGGCGCATTAAAGACGATGTTCGATGCTGCGAAAAAGGAAGGCTATGAACTGGCAGCTGTCTCGGGATACCGCGCGTATGACAGACAGAAAGTCATTTTTAACAATGAAGTAAACTTAAAAGGGGAAAAGAAGGCAAGGGAAGCGGTTGCTTACCCGGGCGAAAGCGAGCACCAAACAGGCTTAGCGATGGACATCTCAAGCCGGAGCAATGGCTTTCAGATTAATGAAGCGTTTGGAAGCACGGCAGACGGAAAATGGGTGCAAGACAATGCTTATAAATATGGTTTTATCATTCGCTATCCGAAAAATAAAGAAGATATTACGAAATACAAATATGAGCCATGGCACCTGCGCTATGTAGGCAAAAAGGCCGCAAAAGTCATCCACGACAATGATTTAACGCTGGAAGAGTATTTTGAAAAAGTGAAGAAAATCTAA
- a CDS encoding class I SAM-dependent methyltransferase: protein MSRYLEMLSLFGVAGAHPGGLAFSKAVLQKAAPSPDQPILDAGCGTGQTAAYLGHLLYPVTVVDKDPIMLEKAKKRFANEGLAIPSYQAELERLPFSSESFSCVLSESVLSFSHLSSSLQEMSRVLKPGGMLIGIEAALKKPMPPAEKKQMMDFYGFTCLHEELEWHKLLRTYGFQKTEAISLLPDDMEFEPTTEMDLSQTIAPIYYDTLQTHYELMQIYSEYMGHCIFIAYK from the coding sequence TTGAGCCGATATTTAGAAATGCTGTCCTTATTCGGTGTCGCAGGAGCGCATCCGGGCGGACTGGCTTTTTCAAAAGCGGTCTTGCAAAAAGCCGCGCCCTCCCCGGATCAGCCGATTCTTGATGCCGGATGCGGAACAGGACAAACAGCGGCTTATTTAGGCCATTTGCTTTATCCTGTAACAGTTGTTGATAAAGACCCTATCATGCTTGAGAAAGCGAAAAAAAGATTTGCAAATGAAGGTCTCGCCATTCCATCATATCAAGCTGAACTGGAACGCCTCCCGTTTTCTTCCGAGTCCTTTTCATGCGTATTGTCCGAGTCAGTCCTCAGTTTTTCCCATCTGTCATCCTCTCTTCAGGAAATGTCAAGAGTATTGAAGCCCGGCGGGATGCTGATTGGTATTGAAGCAGCTTTAAAAAAACCGATGCCGCCCGCAGAAAAAAAGCAAATGATGGATTTCTACGGTTTTACTTGCTTACATGAAGAACTCGAGTGGCATAAACTCCTGAGAACCTATGGCTTTCAAAAAACGGAAGCGATATCACTTCTTCCGGACGACATGGAATTTGAGCCAACCACAGAAATGGATTTATCGCAAACGATTGCCCCTATCTATTACGATACACTTCAAACACATTATGAACTCATGCAGATCTATAGTGAGTACATGGGACATTGTATCTTTATTGCATATAAGTAA
- a CDS encoding S41 family peptidase codes for MKRQFKLFFIVLITAVVASALTLFITGNSSILGQKSIRAGDSQFDKLNKAYEQIKGDYYQKTDDDKLVDGAIKGMIESLDDPYSTYMDQEEAKSFDETISASFEGIGAQVEEKDGEILIVSPIKGSPAEKAGIKPKDQILKVNGKSVKGMNVNEAVALIRGKKGTKVKLELNRAGVGHIDLSIKRDTIPVETVYSEMKDNNIGEIQITSFSETTAKELKNAIDSLEEKGAEGYILDLRGNPGGLMEQAITMSNMFIDKGKNIMQVQYKNGSKEVMKADKERTITKPTVVLVNDGTASAAEIMAAALHESSGIPLIGETTFGKGTVQTAKEYDDGSTVKLTVAKWLTADGEWIHKKGVKPQVKAELPDYAKLPFLDADKTYKSGDSGTNVKVAQQMFKALGYNVKVNSAYDQDFVSVVKQFQKKEKLKETGVLTGETTTRLMTKLQKKLSNNDTQMEKAIETLKKEM; via the coding sequence TTGAAACGGCAATTTAAACTGTTTTTTATAGTGCTGATCACTGCGGTTGTCGCTTCGGCGCTTACTTTATTTATTACGGGCAATTCCAGTATCCTGGGCCAAAAATCAATTCGTGCGGGAGACAGTCAGTTCGACAAGTTAAATAAAGCGTATGAGCAAATCAAAGGTGATTACTACCAAAAGACAGACGATGACAAATTAGTAGACGGAGCAATTAAAGGAATGATTGAATCTCTGGATGATCCGTATTCGACATATATGGATCAAGAGGAAGCAAAATCATTCGACGAGACCATTTCTGCATCCTTTGAAGGGATCGGAGCGCAAGTAGAGGAAAAAGACGGTGAAATCCTTATTGTGTCGCCAATTAAAGGTTCACCTGCTGAAAAAGCGGGGATCAAGCCGAAGGACCAGATCCTTAAGGTGAACGGAAAAAGCGTCAAAGGCATGAATGTAAATGAAGCCGTCGCTTTAATCCGCGGAAAAAAGGGCACAAAAGTGAAGCTTGAGCTCAACAGAGCGGGTGTCGGACATATCGATCTCTCCATTAAGCGCGATACCATTCCTGTAGAGACCGTCTATTCCGAGATGAAAGACAACAATATCGGCGAAATCCAAATTACTTCTTTCTCTGAAACAACGGCAAAAGAGCTGAAAAACGCCATTGACAGTTTAGAGGAAAAAGGCGCTGAAGGCTATATTTTAGACTTGAGGGGCAACCCGGGCGGTTTAATGGAACAGGCGATTACAATGAGCAACATGTTCATTGATAAAGGAAAAAACATCATGCAGGTTCAATACAAAAACGGTTCTAAAGAAGTCATGAAGGCTGACAAAGAACGTACAATAACCAAACCTACCGTCGTTTTAGTCAATGACGGCACAGCCAGCGCCGCGGAAATTATGGCCGCTGCCCTCCATGAATCGTCAGGCATACCGTTAATCGGGGAAACGACATTTGGAAAAGGCACGGTGCAGACTGCAAAAGAATATGATGATGGCTCTACTGTCAAACTGACAGTCGCCAAATGGCTGACGGCTGACGGTGAATGGATTCATAAAAAAGGGGTCAAGCCCCAAGTGAAAGCAGAGCTGCCTGATTACGCGAAGCTGCCGTTTTTGGACGCGGATAAAACGTATAAATCCGGTGATTCAGGCACAAACGTCAAAGTCGCTCAGCAAATGTTCAAAGCACTTGGCTACAACGTAAAAGTTAACAGTGCGTATGACCAGGATTTTGTATCTGTCGTCAAACAGTTCCAGAAAAAAGAGAAGCTGAAAGAAACAGGCGTATTGACTGGCGAGACAACAACGAGATTAATGACAAAACTTCAAAAGAAACTGTCGAATAATGATACGCAAATGGAAAAAGCAATTGAAACACTGAAAAAAGAAATGTAA
- a CDS encoding sodium:solute symporter family protein, with the protein MQGNLTALLITAIIVLSVVCIGFLAGRDKSSRASVEEWSVGGRRFGGLLVWFLVGADLYTAYTFLGLTSTAFTGGSVAFFAIPYSVLAYFIAYFFLPKLWNIAKIHKLTTLADYARERFDSKLLASLVAIVGVLMLIPYICLQLSGIQDTLQVAGTGYINVKFVVIISFILVALYTFFSGIKGPTFTAIIKDILVWVIMLFMVVSLPLIHFNGWTPMIDTLVKEAPQMLTIPSEGPKGIPWFITASIVSALALFMWAHAATGVFTAKSADAVRKNSMFLPLYNIVLILVIFLGFIAFLVLPEDTNPRLALLHLIQTSYGGVAQGFAYATIALASLIPCSIMAIGASNLFANNLYRDLIHPNVSQSKLTLVTRSMVFVVIGLALLFGMLFPTALVTLQLLGVSGMVQIFPAIAVSLFWKHQTKEATVIGLLVGLAVTFIVYTTQSANGIYEGFWGLAANIIAVVILNPLFVKKAGSNPVIEGLFGKKQEPNPSQRGA; encoded by the coding sequence ATGCAAGGGAATCTGACTGCACTTCTCATTACAGCTATTATCGTATTAAGCGTTGTCTGTATCGGATTTCTCGCTGGAAGAGACAAATCCTCACGCGCCTCAGTGGAAGAATGGTCTGTCGGCGGCAGGCGCTTCGGCGGCCTTCTCGTCTGGTTTTTAGTAGGCGCCGACCTCTATACGGCCTACACTTTCTTAGGATTGACCAGTACTGCTTTTACCGGCGGAAGTGTTGCATTTTTCGCCATTCCTTATTCTGTTTTGGCCTACTTTATCGCTTACTTCTTCCTGCCAAAACTCTGGAATATTGCAAAAATTCACAAATTAACAACACTGGCGGATTACGCCCGGGAACGGTTTGACAGCAAGCTTTTAGCAAGTCTCGTTGCCATTGTCGGTGTGCTCATGCTCATTCCATACATATGTCTTCAGCTGAGCGGCATTCAAGATACGCTCCAGGTTGCCGGCACCGGATATATAAACGTAAAATTCGTTGTGATCATCTCATTTATTCTTGTTGCTCTTTACACATTTTTCAGCGGGATTAAAGGGCCTACATTTACAGCCATCATTAAAGACATTTTAGTGTGGGTCATTATGCTGTTTATGGTGGTGTCCCTCCCTCTCATTCATTTTAACGGCTGGACGCCGATGATTGACACGTTAGTGAAGGAAGCGCCTCAAATGCTGACGATACCGTCAGAAGGGCCAAAAGGCATCCCTTGGTTTATCACAGCATCTATTGTTTCCGCTCTGGCACTTTTTATGTGGGCACATGCCGCTACAGGTGTTTTCACAGCGAAAAGCGCTGATGCAGTAAGAAAAAACAGCATGTTCTTGCCGCTTTATAATATTGTATTAATTTTGGTCATTTTTCTTGGTTTTATCGCCTTTCTTGTCCTGCCGGAAGATACAAATCCAAGACTGGCGCTGCTGCATTTGATTCAAACATCTTACGGCGGTGTGGCGCAAGGTTTTGCATATGCCACAATTGCTCTTGCTTCATTGATCCCTTGTTCTATCATGGCCATCGGAGCATCAAATTTATTTGCCAATAACCTGTATCGGGATTTGATTCATCCGAATGTGTCCCAAAGCAAGCTGACCCTTGTCACACGTTCAATGGTGTTTGTTGTTATCGGCCTTGCGCTTCTGTTTGGCATGCTGTTTCCGACTGCCTTAGTGACACTTCAGCTATTAGGCGTATCAGGCATGGTGCAAATCTTCCCGGCGATTGCTGTCAGCTTATTCTGGAAACATCAAACGAAAGAAGCGACAGTTATCGGATTATTAGTCGGCCTTGCAGTAACATTTATTGTGTATACCACTCAATCCGCAAATGGCATTTATGAAGGGTTCTGGGGTTTGGCCGCCAACATCATCGCTGTGGTGATTCTGAATCCGCTGTTCGTCAAAAAAGCAGGGTCCAATCCTGTCATTGAAGGTTTATTTGGTAAAAAACAAGAGCCCAATCCAAGTCAGAGAGGCGCATAA
- a CDS encoding DUF3311 domain-containing protein has product MVKKALIVILILLPFVQLALLPLVNRMEPIMFGLPFFHFWLLLWIIITPLCSFGIYQMQKKDGGLE; this is encoded by the coding sequence ATGGTTAAAAAAGCACTTATTGTTATTCTCATTCTTTTGCCATTCGTTCAGCTTGCCTTATTGCCGCTTGTGAATCGAATGGAACCGATTATGTTCGGCCTTCCGTTTTTCCACTTCTGGCTGCTGTTGTGGATTATTATTACGCCGTTATGCTCGTTTGGCATATACCAGATGCAAAAAAAAGATGGAGGACTTGAATAA